TCTGTGATTCTGTTGTCCACCAATGCCTGTTTGACCGGATCCGCAAGGTTTGTCAGGCGCATGGTATTGGTCACCGCCACGCGGCTCTTGCCGACGCGGCGGGCGATCATCTCGTGTGAGAGACCGAAGTCATCCGCCAGTTGATGATAAGCTTCGGCTTCCTCCATCGGGTTCAAATCTGCCCGCTGAACGTTCTCGATCAACGCCAGTTCGAGGAATTCCTGGTTGCTCGCCTGCCGCGTCACCACAGGGACGGTTTTCAACCCGGCGCGCTGCGCAGCCTGCCAGCGGCGTTCTCCCGCGATCAGGATAAACGTGCCGTCGTTCTTCGGCGAGACGATCAACGGCTGGATGACCCCATGTTCCCGAATGGACGATGCCAACTCGTCCAATTCTTCCTCCTTGAAATGCACGCGCGGCTGGCGCGGGTTGCGTTTGATGGCTTCCACCGCCACCTGCTGAATGCCGCCATGCCCGCCTTTGGCGAGCGGGATGGAAGACTTCCCGCCGGGGATGAGCGCATCCAAACCTTTGCCGAGACCTTTTCGTTGAGCCATGTTTTCTACCTTTTCAAACACGAAGGGTCAAAATGCGTCGCTAAGGTATTCCTTTGGGTCCCTCGTGACGATTTGCGTTTAATTCTTATCGCCTTTCAATAATTCCTTCGCCAGTGCCTCGTATGCCTGTGCTCCGGGAGAATGCGGCGCGTATTCAGAAATGGGAAGCCCATACGATGGCGCCTCCGCCAAACGGACACTGCGCGGAACGATGCTTTTGAAGACCTGGTTCGGGAAGTGCTTGTTCACCTCGCGCACCACGTCGGTCGATAGGTTTGTCCGATTGTCGAACATCGTCAGCACCACGCCGCGCACTTTCAGTTCAGGGAAAAGAGCCGAACGGACGCGCTCGAGCGTTTCCGTCAACTGCCCCAATCCCTCCAGCGCAAGATACTCGCATTGCACCGGCACGATCACGCCGTCCATCGCCGCCATCAATCCGTTGACGGTCAGCAATCCGAGCGAAGGCGGACAATCGATCAAAACATAATCAAAGCGTCTTGCCACTTTCAATACCGCTCTGCGCAAACGCGACTCGCGAGCAAGTTCATCGACGAGTTCCACCTCTGCGCCAGCCAGCGCCGGTGACGAAGGCAAAAGGGATAATTTCAAACGCTCGTTCAATAAAATGTAGGGGAATATATCTTCATCGCCGAGCAAGGCTTCGTACGTGCTGTTCTCCACAGCGAGTTTATCCACGCCGAGGCAGGATGTCGCGTTTGCCTGCGGGTCGAGATCGACCACAAGCACGCGCAGTCCCATCCTGGCAAGATATGCCGCAAGGTTGATGGTGGTCGTGGTCTTGCCCACGCCGCCCTTTTGATTCACGAGCGTATAAACCTTCGTCAAGATAAAACCTCCATCTTGCAATGTTCGATCTCTGCCCTTGTCGGGATCCCACCCAGCCCGGTGCGCGTGACCGAATGCGCGGCGAGATGCACGGCAAATCGAGCCGCCTCCCACGGATCGCGCGTTTGGTGGAAGCGGGCGAAGAACGCCGCCGCAAAAATATCTCCCGCGCCTGTCGCGTCCAATTCATCGACCTGCGGCGGACGAAACCGCCTGCGGTCGCCATGCCAGTGCATCACCGCGCCCTGGTCCCCTTCGGTAACACAAAGCAGATTTGTGTGATGCGCCATCCATTCGACAAGTTCGAGATCGCGGTTGATGTCTTCGAGACTCAACACCACGCCTCCCACCCGACCGAGGACCTGATCGCTGTTTTCCCAGGCTTTTGCATCCACCGAACCTTTTTCATCCCATCCCCGCATCCATCCTTGCGGAGTGACTCCCACCCACGAATTCGGGAATTTCCCCGCCATGTTCGCATCCACTTCCTGAGCGATGGGGGCGAGATGGACGATCGGAGCAGTCCGCCAAACCTGGGGGATATCCTCAAAGGAGATCGATGCCGCGCGATGATGAAGCGTCTGTTTTCTTCCATTCCCGGTTTTCAAATTTTCAAACACCGTGCTTGTTTCGGTTGGGATGTTTAAAATCTGAATCCCATCAAGCAGATCGAGCGGGGCATCCTTCCCTGCCGAAGTCACAACACCCACGCGCATGCCCATTGCCTTTGCCGTCAATGCGGCGTAACTTACCGTTCCGCCGAGCTGATGTCCTGCAGGCGTAACATCCAGTGCCGCATGACCGACAAGAAGATAATCCACAGGGTAAAGTTCAGGCATGGTCGAATTATACCGTGAGGGCGGACGGTAGACGATGGACAACAGGCGATAAAAAAGACCGCAGACATACATCCACGGTCCATAGCCTTTCGTACACGATCTGATTATTCTTTTGGCAGAATAACCACTTTACGATACGGTTCCTCTCCGGTGCTTTCGGTCTTGACGGCGGGATGCCCGCGCAGTTCGATGTGAACGACACGCCGTTCGCCCGAAGGCATGGGCTCCATCGTCACTTTGCGCCCGGTCTTTGTGACCTGGTCTGCCATGCGGTTTGCGAGCTGGCGAATTTGTTTTTCGCGGCGGGCGCGATACCCCTCCACATCCACGATCAATTGAACCCACTGCTGGGACTGCTTACCGACGATCAAGGAAGCCACATGCTGGAATGCCGTAAGCGTTTCAGCGCGGCGTCCAATGAGAGCCGTAAGATCGTCGCCGCGCACATCCACCAAAATGGTGCGGTGCTCGCCGTTGTCCATTTCATCGTAATGAGCCGAGACCTGGGCCGTCAAGCCCATGTGATGAATTAGTTTGGAGACCACATCCTCCGCAATGTTTATAACCGGGTCGTGCTCGATTACCCCGTTCCTTGTTTCAGGTTTTTGCGGTGCCGGTTTTTGTTCCACAGTCTTCTTCTCGACCCTGGGTTTGGGTTCAGCCGCTTTCGGCTTGGACTCCGCCTTTTTAGGCGGAACAGGTTTCGGTTCCGGTTTTGATGCGGGACGATCGGGTTGGGGCGGGGGATTTACCGAAAGTCTCACCCGCACCTGGCGGCCGCCAAGTCCGAACAATCCCTTCGAGCCGGAATCCAACACTTCCACTGAAACCGCATCGGCGGTCAGACCAAGTTGGTCGAGACCCTGACGGATGGCTTCCTCAACGGACGGAGCGATAACTTCGAGTGTAGTGCGCTCATTCATAGAGCCTCCCTATTTTTTTGCCGGGGGATTTTTATCGCCGCCAGGCAGCAGGCTGCGCCAGTTGACGCGCCCGGTAGCGGCATATTGGATGATGCCGAGCAGGTTGCTTGCTATGAAATAGATCGACAATCCGGAGGCATAATTGACCGAGAAGAGGAAGAGCATGATGGGCATTTGGATGCTCATGATTTTGGCGGTCTGCGCGGATTGGTCGTTGGGATTCGCCGACGGGGGCATGGTGAGTTTGCTCTGCAGGTAGGTGGTCAGCGCCACGATCAACGCAAGCACGGGGATGGCAAAACCGAATATCTCCGTTCGCTCAGGCAGTCCCATGTCCATCCACAGGAACTTGCTGTTGAGCGGCACAAGCTCTGCGGCATTCTGAAAATCATACAACCGGCGCGAGAGGTTCAAGATACTGAGCGGTCCGGAACCGATGGCATAATTGATGGCGGGAATGAGCGCAAACAGGATGGGAAACTGGATGAGCATCGGGAGACAGGAGCCGAAGACATTGACCCCGCGCTCGCGCTGGATGCGGAACTGTTCCTGCGCCAGTTTTTCCTTATCCTTGGCGTATTTTTTCTGGACGGCGATCCATTCCTTGTCGTTCTGGAGTTCCTGCATGGCTTGCTGACCCTTCATCTGTTGAGCGTTGAGGGGCCATGTCAGGACACGGATCAACACGGTAAACAGAATGAGCGCCAGCCCGAAATTCCGCCCGACCAGCCCGTAGATGAAGATCATGATGTTGATCATCAGGTCGATGATGAAGTTGAAGTTGGTGAACGCCACGAACAAAACACCGATGACCAGGAACGTTTTCCACGAACCCTTGAGAAGTTCGGCTGGATTTTCCGGTAATTGCGCTTGCTGGGTTTGATTGCCTGGATTCTTCATAAGTTGTCAATCTCTTTATTTTTCGGGAAAGGTCCGCTTCACATCGCCGTCGCGATCGAGCGTAACGAAGTAGTAGTCTGATTGCAGGTATGCCACAAGGATGTATTCGCCAGAAACCACCGGAGTGGAATAGACATTCCCTTCCTGGTCGGGACGGTACCACACCTCGAAATCGGATCCATCTTTAAGCACGGAATAGACGTCGCCAGACTCGGTGGCTACGATGATCCGATCGTCCACGATCAGCGGACTGGCGGTAATCGCGCCATCGAGTTGAATCGGGTCAAAATTCCAATCGCCTGTTTTGGTATTGTACGAATAAAAATATCCCGCCACGTCGCCGAAATACAAATTATCGCCGTCGGTCACCGGGGTCCCCCACACCCAGTCGTTCGTATCCTTGACTGATTCATGGTCGCCGGTGGCAGGGTCGAAGCGTTCCAGTTTGCTGGCAAGCGAGCCGACATATAACATGCCGTCTGCGCCGAGGACGGGGGCGCCTGGTACGGCAGCGTCGAGCTGGTGCTGCCATTCGATTGCATACGATTCCAGGTTGATCGCAAAGATGCGGTGATCGAGCGAGGTCACGAAGATGCGCGTGCCATCGCTGACGGGTTGTGCCCAAAGCCGGTTGGTCTCCGACCCGCCGGAAAGTTCGATCTTTTCGATCGCGCTCTTCTCGGATCTCCCATCCGTCAAATCGAGGACATAGACGTTGCCGTCTGAGTTCGGGGCAAACAGGCGGTCATCCACGACAAGGGGAGGCGCAACCCAATGTCCCTTCACGTCTGAGAAGGTCCAGGCGATATTCGGAGCCTTGTCGGAGGTTATGTCGTTGGTATCAAGGGCGTAAAGGGTGTGTTTGTTACCCGAGTCGGGAACGATCAATAATTCATCTTCTGTGAGCACAGGGGTCGTGACGAAAAGGCTGGGATTCGATCCCAGGAAACCGCCGCTTACGCTAAATTGCCACAATTCCGCCCCGGTGTTGACATCCACTGCAAAAACCGCATTTGTGTGCGCCAGGTACGCCACTTTATCGCTGGCAGCCAGACCTGGCCATGCGCTTGGGCCGGTACAGCCAGCCAGGAAAACGGCTGCGAACAGCGCAAACGCAATAAAGGAAATCTTTTTTGGCATCGAAAATTCGTACTCCTATGGAACGGGGTCATACCCGCCGGGATTGAAAGGGTTACAACGCAAGACCCGCCAGGCCGCCATGAAAGAACCTTTCAATGCGCCGTATTTATAAACCGCCTGGTAACCGTAGTGCGAACAGGACGGATAAAAGCGGCAGGTATTGGCGGGCAGACCTGGTGAAATGAGTTTTTGATACAGACGAATCAAAGCCAGCAGGAAGATGCGCGGAAGATTCCCAATCGTCCGGGGCATATCGCGCAGCTGCGGTTCATGGGAATAATCGTGCAGGTGGAATTGCTCGTCGAATTCAGGATTCATCTATTGGGAGAAGAAGTCCGGCGCGTTTGAGGAGGCTCATCAAAGCGGAGCGGCAGTCTGCCAGGGTTGCAGAAGCAAGCGCGGGTCTGGCGATCAGGATCAGGTCCCAGCCGGAGGCGTTGTCCTGGGCTTGTCGAAGGGCGATGGAAGGGATGAGAGTCCGCATCGCTTCGCGCAGGAGACGCTTCGCACGGTTGCGATGGACAGCGGTTCCCGTCATCTTACCCGCCGCTATGCCGACCTTTAAATGACCGCTTGATTCATTAGCCTGCGCCACCAATACAACAAGCGGATGGGCATAAGACTTGCCGGTCCGCCGCACCCGCTTGAAATCTTCAGACCGGGACAGTCGAAATCGTCTCTGCACCCGCGCCTCATGATATCTCCGCGACGAACGCTGGAGAATTACCAGCGAGTCCGTTTGACGTGATTGTTTGCTGAAACAGTAAGTTTATGGCGTCCCTTCAGGCGGCGGCGCTTGAGGACGGCGCGCCCATCGGCAGTCGCCATGCGCGAACGGAAACCATGCACGCGCACGCGGCGGCGGATCTTGGGCTGATACGTTCGTTTTGTCATTCTACGATCTTCCTATTCCTTGAGATGATTACACAATCCCCGATGGGATGGGTGTTCTGAGTCGGATAAGCGCATTATTTTACCGCAGAGGGAGGGAATCGGTCAATTTGATTTTAAACCGGACTCCAACGACTCCCGTCGTTTGAAGGTCGAAAGTCTGGAGACTTTCAACTCCCTTTCTCCTCATGCAAAATACTTTTCCCAAAGGGGTTTGGTTTTGGCGGGGTCGATAAACGACGACTCGAAAGCAAGGCGATTGCAGGTGTGGATGTCCTCCATGCTCATGCCAAGGATTTCGTGCGCGATTCGATATTCGTTGTTGACATTGGTTTCCAGCACTTCCGGATCGTCCGAGTTGATCGTGACCCGCACGCCAAGATCGAACAATCTTTTGAGCGGATGCGCCTCGATCGTCGGGACGGAGTTGGTCAGGTAATTCGACCAGGGATTCACCTCGAGGGTGATTCCGCGCTCGACGATCAGTTCGACAACCTTCATGTCTTCGATACTGTGGATTCCGTGGCCGATACGGTCCGGTTGGAAATTCCTGATGGTCTCAGCCACATAAGAGGCGGGCGTATCTTCGCCCGAATGGATGGTGACTTTCAGCCCGGCGTCTTTTGCCTTGAGAATCGGTCTGATGAAATCCCTTGCCGGGTAGATCTTTTCGCCATCCGCAAGATCAACCGCCTGGATGTATTTCCTATGCCTGATCGCCCAATCCACGGTTTTGACGCAGGATTCAGCGCCCATGCTTCGGGATGTGATGGCGACCATGCCGATCGCCATGTCGAATTCTTTTTCCGCACGTGCCTGCGCGCGGAGCAAACCTTCGAGACAGGCATCCCAGTCCAGATTATGACCATGGAACGCCCAATCGGGCGAAAAGCGCACTTCGAAGAGTTTGATATTCTGTTTTGCGCAGTCTTCGAAGAGCTCCCAGGCGATCCTTTCGACAACCGCGGGCGATGTGATGCTTCGCTGGAAAATATCGAACGCCTCCAGCACCGCCTGCAGGTCTTCCATCTGGTCGAGGACCTTGACGTGCTTGTCCAATTCCTCCACCTCATAGGAAGGCAGGGAAATGTCGAATTCCTTCGCCACGTCGATGATGGTCTGGGTGCGAATCGCGCCCTCAAGGTGGCAGTGGATTTCGGTCTTGGGAATGGAATTGTATTTTGGGTCGAAGATTTTCATGGGGAATCCTGGTGTTTTCACCACAGATGAATGGACTGGCTTATTTTACCCGCTTCCCAAACGCAGCGCCGCCTGCAAAAGTACGTTCGCGCCGTTGACACAATCTTTCCACTCGGTAAACTCGCGCGGAGAGTGGCTCGCTCCATCCACCGATGGGACGAAGATCATCCCCACGGGGCACACATCCGCAAGCGATTGAGCATCATGACCGGCGCCGGAGGGAAGAGGCGTATGCGACAATCCAAGGTCATTGCAAGCCTCGGCAAAGTTGTTGCGGATGGTTTCATCCATCAGGCTTGGCGAGTGCCTGCCAAGATATTCAGTCTTCAGACTCAAACCGAAGCGTCCGGCTTCGCGTTCCGCCAATTCGAGCAAGGCTTGATTCAACCGGTCGAATTGTTCTTCATCCGGCGAGCGAAATTCGAGAGACACATCCACCTGCGCAGGGACAATGTTGAAGGCACCCGGCGCGAACTCCATTCGACCCACGTTCACCACACAATTCGGAAATTTGCGCATGACCATTTCCCGCGCCGCCAATGTGAACGCGCTCGAGCCCAATGACGCATCACGCCGGTCTTCCATTGTCGTCGAACCGGCATGATCCGCCTTGCCGATGAATGTTAAACGATATGACCAGATGCCGACAATGGCATTAACGATGCCAATATCCATATTCGCGCGTTCCAATCTTTTTCCCTGCTCGATGTGCAGTTCCAAATAACCTGCCAAGTCTTCCTTCCTTCGTGCCGCATTCAACATGCCGGATTCATTCAACCCTGCCCGTTGCATCCCTTCTAGCAATTTCCCCCGTCCGCCGCGCGGTTTTTGCAAATCATCGGGATGAAGGTGGCCGGCAAGCGCCGCGCTGCCAAGTAGACCGACAAGCGTGCCTTCTTCATCGGTGAAATCCATCGCCTCCAAATGGACTTTTAGCCTGATCCTGTTTTCTCGGACCGTTTTCAACACTTCGAGTGCGGCCATTACACCGAGAGCGCCGTCGAACCGCCCGCCGTTTGGGACAGAATCCAAATGCGAACCGAGAATCAGCGTTGGCGCGGAGGGATCGTCGCATGGTAATACAGCAAAATGGTTCCCCGCCCCATCGGTGCGGAATTCGAATCCGCTTTGTTCGATGTGATCACGGAACCACTTCCGGGCGGCAAGGTGCGCCTCGCTGAAGGTGGGCCGGTCCACGCCCGAATCAGCCGTGGCGCCGATGGAGGCTAACTGGTTGAAGGAATCCAGCATCCGGTCCGGGTTGATGCGAAGGGAGGAAAAGGCTTGGGTCATGTGTTAAAGTCTCCAGTATCCCGTATATCATAACAAAACAGGAGTCGATGTTCGACTCCTGTTTCATAATCGGCGTCATCCTGAAATGGAGCGGGAGATTCATCGCTTCGCCCAGAATGACATGGATGGGAAGAGGTTTTATTTGGTCTTGATGTTGATGGTCTTGGGTTTGACTTCATCCGCTTTGGGAAGCGTGATGGTCAATACGCCGTTCTCGAAATCCGCTTTGGACTTGTCGGCCACGACCTCGGTGGGCAGGACGATCGAGCGTTCGAAGGCGCCCCAGCGCTGTTCGCGGATGTGATACGCTTTTTCCTTCGTCTCACTATCCTGCCTGGCTTCGCCCTTGATGGTGAGGACTTCGCCGGTGACGTTGATCTGGACCTCATCCGCCTTGATGCCGGGGAGGGCGGCTTTCACAACGACCTCATTATCGGTCTGGTACATATCCACGGCGGGAATGGACCAGTTGTTGCCGGTGAGGCTGAGCGGGCGGGTGAACGCGTCGTCGAAGAGGCGATCCATGGCTTCACGCAGGGTCATCATCTCGCGAGCGGGCTCCCAACGAATTAAATTAGACATAGGTACCTCCTTTTGAGTTTTGGTTTGTTTCATGCCCCTAATTTAAAACGCCTGCGTTAGAAGAACACAAGCGTTTTGTATTCATTTTGTTAGAGAAGACAGGTCAACATGCCTGTGCCGGCTATTCTTTGTTTCTTTTGAAATCGACGAAGCGATAGCCCACTCCGCGCTCGGTGAGGATGTAGACCGGGTTTGCCGGGTCTTTCTCCAGTTTCTGGCGGAGGTAGTTGATATACAGGCGGACGTAGTGCGGTTCGTCCCGATATTCATAGCCCCATACTTTTTGGAGCAACTGGTCATGAGAGACGACCCAGCCAGCGTTTTGAACCAGGTGATAAAGCAGGCGATATTCCGTCGGACGGAGTTTGACGAGCTTGCCCTCCAGCCAGATCTCGCGGCGTTCGAAGTCGATCTTGAGGCGCTTATCGATCTCGATCAATCCGTGCATGGAGCCAGTGGCGCCTTCGGTGCGGCGCAGAACGGCTTTGATGCGGCTGACCAGTTCGCGCGGACTAAACGGTTTAGTGATGTAATCATCCGCTCCCTGCTCCAGCCCGCGGACGCGGTCATCCTCCTCGCCTTTGGCGGTGAGCATGATGACGGGCACATTGCTAAAATCACGAATGGTTTCGAGGACATCGAAGCCGTCGATATCCGGCATCATCACATCGAGAAGGATGAGGTCGGGGGTGAAATCACGGATCTTTTGGATTGCCTGCTTTCCATTGAACGCCTCCCCCACCTGGAAGCCATCGTGCTCCAGGTTCATGCGGATGAAGCGAACCATGCGCTCCTCGTCATCCACAACGAGAATGCGCCTCCTGTCTAAATCTGCCATTTATTCCCTCACAAAGCCGATGATCTTTTCGTCCTGGGCGTCTCCGAGGATCTCGATGAAACTCACCTTGGCAAGAGGCCAGATGACCTTGTCGGTACCGGGGTCGATATAGTGCAGGTCCTTCCCGTCCTTTTGGCGCGGGTTGGTAAGGACAATGATATTGTCAGTGGGTTTGGGAAGGTCTTCCACTTCCCCGGCGACGGATACCTCATTGGGTATATGCAGGATCACGGTGAATGCCATGTCAATTCGTTCTCCTTGTAATTACTCTTTTTCGATCAGGACCTGAATCCTCATTTTGCCGAGCGCAAGAATATCGCCATGCTTGAGCATCTGCTCGGTATTTGGAGTCATTCGGTTTCCGTTGATGTAGGTCCCGTTCGCAGATCCGAGATCCATGAAGGCAACTTTTTCCCCGTTGCGCCGGATGACCGCATGCAGGCGCGAAACCCCCGCCGCATACGCCTGATAGGGCGAAAGGTCGATATCCGGCATGATGGGCTGCCCCTCGCTGATTCTACCCATGGTGAATTCATTCCGGGAGGAAAGCGGCAGGACCTGACCGGTATCGAGAAGATAGAGGTTCGCCCATGCATCCTCTCCCTCCACGGGCCCGCTCATCTCCCCAGTGGTGCGTTGGCTGGTGTATTTGAGGTTTTCTGTCGCGATCGTCTGGGTCGTCAATGTATCCCTTCCGATGAGTTGTGCGCCGCATTCAGCGCAAAACAATGCGCCGGTCATATTGGCATGCTTGCAATTGGAACAGATGATCATGTTGGTTTCTCCTTGCCACTGCCCAATAACAGCGCCCGGGTTTTGTATTTTATATCCTTGCTGCCCGATTCGCTCCAGGCACGTTGGTTTTCCAGGTTTTGCGCTTCTAGCAAGGCGGTTTTTGCAATGCCCGTCTCACCCTGCGAAAGCAGGTGGGTGGCAAGATTTTGCAGGTGGCGCGCCGCCTCATCATGGCGCCCCTGACTGGCCGCCACCTGCGCCCGTTCCTGCATTCGGTAAAGAGTCAGGCGGGAAAGCGCCTTGAGTACTTTTGTCGGCGGAGGTTCGGCTTTGGGTTCTGGATAGACATTCCGGATCAGCCGGAACCGAATTGGAGGAACCGGCAAAGGCTGGGAGACAACAGACGCCTTCAAGAGTCCATCCAAAAGCAGGACATCGTGATTCTCAAGCGCAGTTGGCCTGACCACAAGTTCGAGGAGGATATGCAGGGGCGTATCCCGCAGGATCGGACCCAGGTGCATAGGCGATCTTACCTCGATTTGGCTGCCCTCCGGCTGAAGGCGAAAGGCAAAATTGAGCTTTATGTGCTCCTGTTCGCTGAATTCAAGCAGCACTTCATCTGCATATGTGCTGGTGAGCGCTTTGAATTTCTCGACCAGGAATCTTTCGATATCCCTTGGTTCCGAAATGTATACAGAGGAACCGCCGGTCTTGCCTGCCAATGCGTCCAAAAAGATGTCGTTCCATTCAGAACCGATCCCCATGCCGGTAATACCAACATTTTGTTGAGCAGCCTCTTCCGCAAGGTTCAGGCAGGCCTGCTCATCCCCGTAGGTTTCCCCATCGGTAAGAAGGATGATGTGATTGACTCTCGACGGGTCAAGTGTGCGGCGGATCTCCTTCATACCCGCCTCCAACCCCTGGAAAATCTCCGTGCCCCCGGACGTTTGCATCATCTGGATGCTGTTTTCCTGTTTCCTCCGATCCAGATTGATCGAAGCAGGCACAACCACTTCTGCACGGTCACTGAAGGAGACGATGCTGAGTACATCCTGCG
This portion of the Anaerolineales bacterium genome encodes:
- a CDS encoding VWA domain-containing protein yields the protein MSASQPDHYVTLGVLRDATQEEIRRAYLEAAQRLHPDKNVAAGETEIFLSVQQAYEVLSNPKRRAQYDATLPPEVPVANKFIRHEVYYSRPSLVQIKEDQLLYILLEIEPSEKQSGSLPAPPLNLCLVLDRSTSMQGDKMDVLKATAVQLMRTLRPQDVLSIVSFSDRAEVVVPASINLDRRKQENSIQMMQTSGGTEIFQGLEAGMKEIRRTLDPSRVNHIILLTDGETYGDEQACLNLAEEAAQQNVGITGMGIGSEWNDIFLDALAGKTGGSSVYISEPRDIERFLVEKFKALTSTYADEVLLEFSEQEHIKLNFAFRLQPEGSQIEVRSPMHLGPILRDTPLHILLELVVRPTALENHDVLLLDGLLKASVVSQPLPVPPIRFRLIRNVYPEPKAEPPPTKVLKALSRLTLYRMQERAQVAASQGRHDEAARHLQNLATHLLSQGETGIAKTALLEAQNLENQRAWSESGSKDIKYKTRALLLGSGKEKPT
- a CDS encoding FHA domain-containing protein — protein: MIICSNCKHANMTGALFCAECGAQLIGRDTLTTQTIATENLKYTSQRTTGEMSGPVEGEDAWANLYLLDTGQVLPLSSRNEFTMGRISEGQPIMPDIDLSPYQAYAAGVSRLHAVIRRNGEKVAFMDLGSANGTYINGNRMTPNTEQMLKHGDILALGKMRIQVLIEKE